The Treponema primitia ZAS-1 genome includes a region encoding these proteins:
- a CDS encoding ATP-dependent Clp protease ATP-binding subunit: protein MSKGLTQRAHRILTIDAQEEARHFNSDQLLPEHVIIALLKDGAGIACKALMFLRIDLLEFRHTLENEITRMSGVLVFGDVPPSKRTRTMLENAAEETRSMGNDYIGTEHLLFAAMREQDSPVQLYLNQRAVDTDMLRVVVQTTFNHGNSGQESEFFSAAGTYMGNADLYQPNFLHQSSKESRSHSNRAKSASYPPLSSTPTLDEYSRDLTALAKQGKLDPVINRRKEIGRAVRILARRTKNNPVLVGEPGVGKTAIVEGLAQLFSEEDIPEMLAGKRILSLDLGSVVAGTKYRGEFEERLKKIMKEIAAAKNVILFIDEIHTIIGAGGAEGTIDASNMLKPALSRGDIQCIGATTLAEYRKHFEKDAALERRFQAVQVDEPGLEETLNILKGIQKKYEDHHRVSYTPESVSAAARLAQRYIVGRFMPDKAIDILDEAGAMRKLEAGSNPPEISDIETEIQQLSDEKNALVSIQDYERAAGIRDRVRNLRLRLESVRDAWERSSQDERTVVSEGDIRRVVAETTGIPLTRLEEQESRRLLKIEEELHKEVVGQDEAVRRISSAIRRSRAGISSPKRPLGSFIFLGPTGVGKTLLAKRLSEYLFGNEDSLVRIDMSDYMEKHNASRLVGAPPGYVGYEEGGVLTERIRRNPYRVVLFDEIEKAHHDIFNLLLQVLEEGELKDNLGHTVNFRNTVIIMTSNAGVREISRDSRLGFSSETGIMDIAEIQSAAMAELRRLFNPEFINRVDDVVVFHALDEKQVESILELQVEELAQRLAEQGYSIEVLPAARKILIEKGWDPKYGGRPMRRAIQKELEDPLSTMLLEGNFPFGTVFIADGHDGKITVQQAPKAAGHPVPETVQPVIL, encoded by the coding sequence TTGTCCAAAGGTTTAACCCAACGAGCCCACCGTATATTGACCATAGACGCCCAGGAAGAGGCCCGGCATTTTAATTCGGACCAGCTTCTTCCGGAACATGTAATTATCGCCCTGCTCAAGGATGGGGCGGGTATAGCCTGTAAGGCGCTGATGTTCCTCAGAATCGATCTGCTGGAATTCCGGCATACCCTGGAGAACGAAATAACCCGTATGTCCGGGGTACTGGTTTTTGGGGATGTACCTCCCTCCAAACGAACCAGAACCATGCTGGAAAACGCCGCCGAGGAGACCCGTTCCATGGGGAACGACTATATCGGCACGGAGCATCTCCTCTTTGCGGCCATGCGGGAACAGGATTCCCCGGTTCAGCTGTACCTGAACCAGCGGGCGGTGGATACGGATATGCTGCGGGTTGTGGTTCAAACCACCTTTAACCATGGCAATTCCGGGCAGGAAAGCGAATTCTTTTCCGCCGCAGGAACCTATATGGGGAATGCGGATCTTTACCAGCCCAATTTTCTCCACCAGTCCTCGAAGGAATCCAGGTCCCATTCAAACCGGGCTAAATCGGCCTCCTATCCGCCCCTGAGTTCCACCCCTACCCTGGATGAATACTCCCGGGACCTTACCGCCCTGGCTAAGCAGGGTAAACTGGACCCGGTTATCAACCGGCGGAAGGAAATCGGCAGGGCGGTGCGTATCCTGGCCCGGCGGACCAAGAACAACCCCGTCCTGGTGGGAGAGCCCGGGGTGGGTAAGACCGCCATCGTCGAGGGGCTGGCCCAGCTTTTTTCTGAGGAAGATATTCCCGAAATGCTGGCGGGGAAACGTATCCTCTCCCTGGACCTGGGTTCCGTAGTTGCGGGGACCAAGTACCGGGGCGAATTTGAGGAACGGCTTAAAAAAATTATGAAGGAGATCGCCGCAGCTAAAAATGTGATCCTCTTTATTGATGAAATACACACCATTATTGGAGCAGGGGGCGCCGAAGGAACCATCGACGCTTCGAATATGCTCAAGCCCGCCCTTTCCCGGGGGGATATCCAGTGCATAGGCGCCACCACCCTGGCGGAATACCGGAAGCACTTTGAAAAAGACGCCGCCCTGGAGCGCCGCTTCCAGGCTGTGCAGGTTGATGAGCCCGGACTTGAGGAAACCCTGAATATTCTCAAGGGGATTCAGAAAAAGTACGAAGACCATCACCGGGTAAGCTATACCCCGGAATCGGTTTCCGCTGCGGCGCGGCTGGCCCAGCGTTACATAGTCGGCCGGTTCATGCCCGATAAGGCCATCGATATTCTGGACGAAGCCGGGGCCATGCGGAAGCTGGAAGCGGGAAGCAATCCCCCGGAAATCTCGGACATCGAAACGGAGATCCAACAGTTAAGCGATGAAAAAAACGCCCTGGTTTCCATACAGGACTACGAACGGGCCGCAGGAATACGGGACCGGGTACGGAACCTCAGGCTGCGGCTGGAATCGGTCCGGGACGCCTGGGAGCGTTCCTCCCAGGATGAACGGACGGTGGTAAGCGAAGGCGATATACGGCGGGTTGTGGCGGAAACTACGGGCATACCCCTGACTCGGCTGGAGGAACAGGAATCGAGACGGCTGCTCAAGATTGAGGAGGAGCTTCACAAGGAAGTGGTAGGACAGGATGAGGCGGTGCGGCGTATCTCCTCCGCCATACGCCGTTCCCGGGCGGGGATTTCATCCCCAAAACGTCCCCTGGGCTCCTTCATCTTCCTTGGTCCCACCGGTGTGGGCAAAACACTGCTGGCGAAACGGCTTTCGGAGTATCTCTTCGGTAACGAAGATTCCCTGGTCCGTATCGACATGTCCGATTATATGGAAAAACACAACGCCTCCCGGCTCGTAGGCGCCCCTCCCGGCTATGTGGGTTACGAAGAGGGGGGGGTCCTCACCGAGCGGATACGGCGGAACCCCTACCGGGTGGTGCTCTTTGACGAAATAGAAAAGGCCCACCACGATATCTTCAACCTGCTCTTGCAGGTGCTGGAAGAGGGCGAACTGAAGGACAACCTGGGACACACGGTCAACTTCCGTAACACCGTTATTATCATGACCAGCAACGCCGGTGTGCGGGAAATTTCCCGGGACTCGCGGCTGGGCTTTTCCTCCGAGACCGGCATCATGGACATAGCGGAAATACAGAGCGCCGCCATGGCGGAACTGCGCCGGCTCTTTAACCCGGAATTTATCAACCGGGTGGACGACGTGGTGGTTTTCCACGCCCTGGACGAAAAACAGGTGGAATCCATCCTGGAGCTGCAGGTTGAAGAACTTGCCCAACGGCTGGCGGAACAGGGTTACTCCATCGAAGTCCTCCCTGCGGCCCGGAAGATCCTTATCGAAAAAGGCTGGGACCCAAAGTACGGCGGACGGCCCATGCGCCGGGCCATTCAGAAGGAGCTGGAGGATCCGCTGTCAACGATGCTGTTGGAGGGGAACTTCCCCTTCGGCACGGTGTTTATTGCCGATGGCCATGACGGGAAGATAACGGTACAGCAGGCCCCAAAAGCAGCCGGGCATCCGGTACCGGAAACCGTGCAGCCGGTGATACTTTAA
- a CDS encoding type II toxin-antitoxin system Phd/YefM family antitoxin yields MKIYNYSEARQNFTTVLNTALKEEVIITRKDGSKFKIISINDKKGKGKSPLEGIKGIKADITTKELVDIIREGREGSEYIKDKY; encoded by the coding sequence ATGAAAATATATAATTACTCAGAAGCACGGCAGAATTTCACAACCGTATTAAATACGGCTCTTAAAGAAGAAGTAATAATAACAAGAAAAGATGGCAGTAAATTTAAAATAATATCAATAAATGATAAAAAAGGTAAAGGAAAATCACCTTTAGAAGGAATTAAAGGTATAAAGGCAGATATAACGACAAAAGAATTAGTAGACATAATAAGAGAAGGAAGAGAGGGGAGTGAATATATAAAGGATAAATATTAA
- a CDS encoding type II toxin-antitoxin system VapC family toxin, which translates to MNIVIDASVIMALIIDEPEKEIAIRLTKDTTLLAPQMIPFEIGNALTRIYKRHILVEDEIIKAYREFKKIPLKTVEVDMENALRIACKYTIYAYDAYYLETAKRLKIPLLTFDANMKRIALEMNLELLEDENENI; encoded by the coding sequence ATGAATATAGTGATTGATGCAAGTGTTATAATGGCTCTAATAATTGATGAACCGGAGAAAGAAATTGCAATAAGATTGACTAAAGATACTACTCTTTTAGCGCCTCAAATGATTCCATTTGAAATAGGAAATGCCTTAACGAGGATCTATAAGAGGCATATTTTGGTTGAGGATGAAATAATTAAGGCATATAGGGAGTTTAAGAAAATTCCTTTAAAAACAGTTGAAGTAGATATGGAAAATGCTTTAAGAATAGCATGTAAGTATACAATTTATGCGTATGATGCATATTATTTAGAAACGGCCAAGAGGTTGAAAATTCCCTTATTAACGTTTGATGCAAATATGAAAAGGATTGCATTGGAAATGAACTTAGAATTATTGGAGGACGAAAATGAAAATATATAA
- a CDS encoding nucleotidyltransferase family protein: protein MAPGAIALTSRDRDILISLIGQFLPRTPVWAFGSRVTGTFHPWSDLDLVVFTGAEQRPQVSLLKEALDESNLPFRVDLLEWDGLPETFKENIKAAYVILQGDE from the coding sequence ATGGCCCCTGGCGCAATAGCCCTTACATCCCGTGACAGGGATATTCTTATTTCGCTTATCGGGCAGTTTCTCCCCCGGACACCGGTATGGGCCTTTGGCTCCCGGGTTACGGGAACTTTCCATCCCTGGTCGGATCTTGATCTGGTTGTCTTTACCGGTGCGGAGCAGCGCCCCCAGGTTTCCCTTCTGAAAGAAGCTCTGGACGAATCGAACCTGCCATTCCGGGTGGATCTATTGGAATGGGACGGGTTACCGGAAACATTTAAAGAGAATATTAAAGCAGCATATGTGATACTCCAGGGCGATGAGTAA
- a CDS encoding nucleotidyltransferase substrate binding protein — MIDYGKFDKALNHLASQYQNYSSLSERPDLGEIDREAIAESVIQRFAVCYDCLWKVLKRYLGENLGVPELPNSPKPLFRIAFENQLFPAVEPWLLYADIRAGTSHDYSENKAREALAAAGNFINDAAALYQKMTGKSWPLAQ; from the coding sequence ATGATAGATTATGGCAAATTCGATAAAGCCCTAAACCACTTGGCATCACAGTATCAGAATTATTCCAGCCTTAGTGAACGCCCTGATTTAGGGGAAATCGACCGTGAAGCAATTGCAGAATCGGTAATACAACGGTTTGCGGTATGTTACGACTGCCTTTGGAAGGTTCTCAAACGGTACCTTGGAGAAAATCTTGGCGTACCGGAACTTCCCAACAGTCCCAAGCCCCTGTTTCGCATTGCCTTTGAGAATCAGCTTTTCCCGGCGGTAGAACCATGGCTATTGTATGCCGATATTAGAGCCGGTACCTCCCACGATTATTCGGAAAATAAAGCCCGCGAAGCCCTGGCAGCAGCGGGAAATTTTATCAACGATGCTGCTGCCCTGTATCAAAAAATGACCGGGAAATCATGGCCCCTGGCGCAATAG
- a CDS encoding glucose-1-phosphate adenylyltransferase, with protein MTEVLSIVLGGGKGTRLFPLTQARAKPAVPFGGKFRIVDIPISNCINAGFRQIYILTQFNSASLHLHLAHAYNFDTFSKGFVEILAAEQTNEHSGWYEGTADAVRKNFVHFRTQRPDYYIILSGDQLYRMDLQDFLKKHKESGAAITIASTPVSREDASQLGILQVNKKNEITEFLEKPGPTKEIGDYKVPVELKRDKGGKTDEYLASMGIYIFNAAAMESCLDNDFTDFGKEIIPTAIHNLKVNAYIFNGYWEDIGTIRSFYEANLELTTLKPRFDFYDEDRPIYTHVRNLPPSKMNFSNMNQSIAAEGCIITNASIANSIVGVRTTIESGASLNGVICMGADFYETEIQKQQNAEARVPNVGIGKGAIVKGAIIDKNACIGEGCRIGIDDMNRTDGNYGNYYIVDGIIVIPKNTVLYPGTVI; from the coding sequence ATGACTGAAGTTCTATCCATAGTACTAGGTGGTGGCAAGGGGACCCGTTTATTTCCTTTAACCCAGGCACGGGCAAAGCCGGCCGTTCCTTTTGGGGGCAAATTCAGGATCGTAGATATCCCTATTTCAAATTGTATTAATGCGGGTTTCAGGCAAATCTATATTCTTACCCAGTTCAACTCCGCCTCCCTCCATCTTCATCTGGCCCATGCCTATAACTTTGATACCTTTTCCAAGGGCTTTGTGGAGATCCTCGCGGCGGAACAGACCAATGAACATTCCGGATGGTATGAGGGTACCGCCGATGCGGTGCGGAAAAATTTTGTCCATTTCAGAACCCAGCGGCCGGACTATTACATCATCCTGTCCGGGGATCAGCTGTACCGGATGGACCTCCAGGATTTCTTGAAGAAGCACAAAGAATCCGGGGCTGCCATAACCATAGCCAGTACCCCGGTTTCCCGGGAAGACGCCAGTCAGTTGGGGATACTCCAGGTAAACAAGAAAAATGAAATTACGGAATTTTTAGAAAAACCCGGTCCTACCAAGGAAATTGGGGATTATAAGGTACCCGTTGAATTGAAGCGGGACAAAGGCGGTAAGACCGATGAATATTTAGCCTCCATGGGCATCTATATATTTAACGCCGCCGCCATGGAAAGCTGCCTGGATAATGATTTTACCGATTTTGGCAAGGAAATCATCCCCACCGCGATCCATAACCTCAAGGTCAACGCTTATATTTTTAACGGCTACTGGGAAGACATTGGAACTATTCGGAGTTTTTACGAGGCAAACCTGGAACTGACCACCCTCAAGCCCCGCTTTGATTTTTATGACGAGGACCGGCCCATCTATACCCATGTACGGAACCTGCCCCCGTCAAAGATGAATTTCAGCAACATGAACCAATCCATCGCCGCCGAAGGCTGCATCATCACCAATGCTTCCATTGCGAATTCCATTGTCGGGGTCCGCACCACCATCGAATCCGGCGCCAGCCTGAACGGGGTAATTTGTATGGGCGCCGACTTTTACGAAACGGAAATCCAGAAACAGCAGAACGCCGAAGCCCGGGTTCCAAACGTGGGCATAGGTAAGGGCGCCATTGTTAAGGGCGCCATCATCGACAAAAACGCCTGCATAGGCGAGGGCTGCCGTATCGGCATCGACGACATGAACCGCACCGATGGTAACTACGGCAACTACTACATTGTGGACGGCATCATCGTTATCCCGAAAAACACGGTACTGTACCCAGGCACGGTGATTTAA
- a CDS encoding DEAD/DEAH box helicase, whose amino-acid sequence MESAAEELKKILTDPGFAPYIVEERLLPATDGVFVPLPADLDSRIAAGLQDRGIREIYTHQAAVWDAVQRGRNVVVVTPTASGKTLCYNLPTLQALLRDEKARALYLFPTKALSQDQQSELNELVGEGIPIKVSTYDGDTPDSLRVAARDTGRIIISNPDMLHAGILPNHPRWIKFFSNLKYIVIDEAHAYRGVLGSHVADVLRRLRRVCAFYGSKPQFILCSATIANPKELAETLIGGEVTLVDNNGAPRGEKRIILYNPPLVDAVQGIRRSVVTESRRWMLAFLKGGIKTILFAHSRVKTEVAAAYVNEDLANIYTDNKRIRVEAYRGGLLPNERREIEKGLREGTIRGVVSTNALELGIDIGGLDASVVAGFPGSFNSFWQQSGRAGRRGGSSVSVFVASSSPLDQFIMNDPEWFFRKSAEEARINPDNPYILTDHVKCAAFELPFRDETIEKGEEPFGADVGEVLSFLEEEGTVRHTAGRWHWADRSFPAEGISLRSALADNVVIVDVSEGRNTVIGEMDRPSAKELIFKNAVYMHRGRQYLVESLDIANRKCLVREAEVNYFTDGLVKTDIKVLTEDETLDFGSCAGILGDVLVRSQVAKFKKIRFHTHENVGYGDIELPEEEMQTRSLVLLFGKTTGGGAVLSGFGEDAIGSILSGTGTLIKHIAPVFLLCDPRDIGVAERVRDPHFALPALYIYDKYPGGTGLAESLARRTGELFRSVYRVLTECPCKDGCPSCVGPGENKQGTAEFLRSLQYEY is encoded by the coding sequence ATGGAAAGTGCAGCGGAAGAATTGAAAAAAATCCTCACCGATCCGGGTTTTGCCCCCTATATCGTGGAAGAACGGCTCCTGCCGGCCACGGATGGGGTTTTTGTCCCCCTTCCGGCGGATTTGGACAGCCGGATTGCCGCCGGATTGCAGGATCGGGGTATCCGGGAAATCTATACCCACCAGGCTGCGGTTTGGGATGCGGTACAGCGGGGCCGGAATGTGGTGGTGGTAACCCCCACTGCCTCGGGAAAAACCCTCTGTTACAACCTGCCCACCCTGCAGGCGCTGCTGCGGGACGAAAAAGCCCGGGCCCTGTACCTCTTCCCCACCAAGGCCCTGTCCCAGGACCAGCAGTCGGAGCTGAACGAATTGGTGGGCGAAGGGATACCCATAAAGGTAAGTACCTATGACGGGGATACGCCGGATTCACTGCGGGTGGCGGCCCGGGATACGGGGCGGATCATCATCTCTAATCCGGACATGCTCCATGCGGGGATACTGCCCAACCATCCCCGGTGGATCAAGTTTTTTTCCAACCTTAAATACATAGTTATCGACGAGGCCCACGCCTACCGGGGTGTTCTGGGAAGCCATGTGGCGGATGTGCTGCGGCGGCTGCGGCGGGTCTGCGCCTTTTACGGTTCAAAGCCCCAGTTCATCCTCTGCTCCGCCACCATCGCCAACCCCAAGGAACTGGCGGAAACTTTGATAGGCGGTGAGGTCACCCTGGTGGATAACAACGGGGCGCCCCGGGGAGAAAAGCGGATTATCCTCTACAATCCGCCCCTGGTGGACGCGGTCCAGGGGATACGCCGTTCGGTGGTGACCGAAAGCCGGCGCTGGATGCTGGCCTTCCTCAAGGGGGGTATTAAGACCATACTTTTCGCCCATTCCCGGGTAAAAACCGAGGTGGCCGCCGCATATGTGAACGAAGATCTGGCCAATATCTACACCGATAATAAGCGCATCCGGGTGGAAGCCTATAGGGGCGGCCTGCTCCCCAACGAGCGGCGGGAAATTGAGAAGGGGCTGCGTGAAGGGACTATCCGCGGGGTGGTGTCCACCAATGCCCTGGAACTGGGTATAGACATCGGCGGCCTGGACGCTTCGGTGGTGGCGGGGTTTCCGGGATCCTTTAACAGCTTCTGGCAGCAGTCCGGACGGGCCGGGCGGCGGGGGGGCTCCTCGGTATCGGTCTTTGTGGCGTCATCCTCACCGCTGGACCAGTTTATCATGAACGATCCCGAATGGTTTTTCCGGAAAAGCGCCGAGGAAGCGCGGATTAACCCGGATAACCCCTATATACTTACGGACCATGTTAAGTGCGCCGCCTTTGAACTGCCCTTCCGGGATGAGACCATAGAAAAGGGCGAGGAACCCTTCGGCGCCGATGTGGGGGAGGTCCTCTCCTTCCTGGAAGAAGAGGGTACCGTGCGTCATACTGCGGGGCGATGGCATTGGGCGGATCGATCCTTCCCGGCGGAGGGGATCAGCCTCCGTTCCGCCTTAGCGGATAATGTGGTGATCGTGGATGTAAGCGAGGGGCGCAACACCGTTATCGGCGAGATGGACAGGCCCAGCGCTAAGGAGCTGATCTTTAAAAACGCCGTATATATGCACCGGGGCAGGCAGTACCTGGTAGAATCCCTGGATATCGCCAACCGGAAATGTCTGGTCCGGGAAGCGGAGGTGAATTACTTTACCGACGGCCTGGTAAAGACGGATATCAAGGTACTCACCGAAGACGAGACCCTAGACTTCGGTTCTTGCGCAGGAATATTGGGGGATGTGCTGGTCCGATCCCAGGTTGCCAAGTTTAAGAAGATCCGCTTCCACACCCACGAGAATGTCGGCTACGGGGACATCGAACTGCCGGAGGAGGAAATGCAGACCCGCTCTCTGGTACTGCTCTTTGGTAAGACCACCGGAGGCGGAGCGGTTCTTTCCGGCTTTGGGGAAGATGCAATCGGATCAATCCTCTCCGGGACAGGAACCCTGATCAAACACATAGCCCCGGTTTTTCTTCTCTGCGATCCCAGGGATATCGGCGTGGCGGAACGGGTCCGGGATCCCCACTTTGCCCTGCCCGCCCTGTATATTTACGATAAGTACCCCGGGGGTACCGGTCTTGCGGAAAGTCTGGCGCGGCGGACAGGAGAACTGTTCCGCTCCGTATACCGGGTACTTACGGAATGTCCCTGCAAAGATGGCTGCCCCTCCTGTGTGGGCCCCGGGGAAAACAAACAGGGAACCGCAGAATTTCTGCGCAGTCTTCAATATGAGTATTAG
- a CDS encoding ribonuclease H-like domain-containing protein, whose amino-acid sequence MGENLRARLRRIREASLSGKEELRPVPLATKFPAPLATKFPAPLATKFPAQHRAAPPSPASAAPDMAAFPGWTPVGFQSLKRSVFMVPSAAIPANLPRSLGILVPDLLRYPSFPLSPPRRENLLFFDLETTGLSTGPGTLAFLAAFGRLTETPLGEGCLRVDQYLLLDYPGENDFLEAILQEFSASSLIVSYNGKSFDSQLLKIRCLMNGIRPPEYYQADLLHPSRRLWKRVLPSCSQASIETAVLDLDRSGDIPGSMAPDIWFSFLKTGDPRELMGICDHNARDIFGLLAILGALCGIAEEPCGGGEKFRCDPESLALWWHRAIRIYGEKNFGPGTAKTGETLLRAAAERGHRRAAYTYYRKLAIEAEWKRRDPASALGYVNLFLALPEIQDTMGDEMFHRRERLVEKIETKGKLL is encoded by the coding sequence ATGGGAGAAAATTTACGGGCCCGGCTGCGGCGGATCCGGGAAGCATCGCTTTCAGGGAAAGAGGAACTAAGGCCGGTACCACTTGCAACGAAGTTTCCCGCGCCACTTGCAACGAAGTTTCCCGCGCCACTTGCAACGAAGTTTCCCGCGCAGCACAGAGCGGCCCCGCCCTCCCCTGCTTCGGCTGCCCCCGATATGGCCGCCTTCCCCGGCTGGACACCGGTTGGGTTCCAATCCCTCAAGCGGTCGGTGTTTATGGTTCCCTCCGCGGCGATTCCCGCCAATCTGCCCCGGTCCCTGGGCATCCTCGTCCCGGATCTCCTCCGTTACCCTTCCTTCCCGCTTTCCCCGCCCCGCCGGGAAAACCTGCTCTTCTTCGACCTGGAAACCACGGGCCTTTCCACCGGCCCCGGTACCCTGGCCTTTCTGGCCGCCTTTGGCAGGCTGACGGAGACGCCCCTTGGAGAAGGCTGCCTTCGGGTAGACCAGTACCTGCTCCTGGATTATCCCGGGGAAAACGATTTTCTGGAGGCCATCCTGCAGGAGTTTTCAGCATCATCTTTAATCGTGAGCTATAACGGCAAGAGCTTTGATTCCCAGCTGCTCAAGATACGCTGCCTCATGAACGGTATACGGCCTCCGGAATATTACCAGGCGGATCTTCTCCACCCAAGCAGGCGGCTCTGGAAGCGGGTACTGCCATCCTGTTCCCAGGCTTCGATTGAAACCGCCGTGCTGGATCTGGATCGCAGCGGGGATATACCCGGCTCCATGGCTCCGGATATCTGGTTTTCCTTTCTGAAAACCGGGGATCCTAGGGAACTGATGGGAATCTGCGATCACAATGCAAGGGATATATTTGGCCTCCTGGCGATCCTGGGCGCCCTGTGCGGGATAGCGGAGGAACCCTGCGGCGGGGGTGAAAAATTCCGCTGCGATCCGGAAAGTCTTGCCCTGTGGTGGCATAGGGCGATCCGTATCTACGGGGAAAAAAATTTTGGCCCCGGGACGGCAAAGACCGGAGAAACCCTGTTACGGGCTGCGGCGGAACGGGGACACCGGCGGGCCGCCTACACATACTATCGTAAACTGGCGATAGAGGCGGAGTGGAAAAGGCGGGATCCGGCATCGGCCCTTGGGTACGTTAATTTGTTCTTGGCGTTACCCGAAATTCAGGATACTATGGGAGACGAGATGTTCCACCGCCGTGAACGGCTCGTGGAAAAAATTGAAACAAAGGGAAAACTACTATGA
- a CDS encoding GNAT family N-acetyltransferase — MNIRLLTIEDYDAVYSLWKISTGINLRTLDDSETGIRKFLERNPHTCFAAEENGELAGTILGGNDGRRGYIYHIAVKANFRNQGIGRSLIESVEKALIQEGINKVAMVSIKTNVGGNRFLRACGYPIREDIVYRNKNLNTENN; from the coding sequence ATGAATATACGGCTTTTAACGATTGAGGATTACGATGCGGTTTACTCGCTATGGAAGATTTCTACGGGCATAAATTTAAGGACCCTGGATGATTCCGAAACGGGGATCAGAAAATTTTTGGAGCGGAACCCCCACACCTGTTTTGCGGCGGAAGAAAACGGCGAGCTGGCGGGAACCATATTGGGGGGCAATGACGGGCGCCGGGGGTATATATACCACATTGCGGTAAAGGCGAATTTCCGCAACCAGGGTATTGGAAGATCCCTGATTGAATCGGTAGAAAAGGCCCTCATCCAGGAGGGGATCAACAAGGTCGCCATGGTATCAATTAAGACCAATGTTGGGGGAAACCGCTTTTTACGGGCCTGCGGATACCCCATCCGGGAAGATATTGTGTACCGGAATAAGAACCTCAACACCGAAAATAATTAG
- the ruvA gene encoding Holliday junction branch migration protein RuvA yields MFNSIRGTVTGKIDDTLRILTGGLEWEIIVPLTDMGRFPLPGEEGQVYTWLYHREDQMRLFGFADEIRRATFLELLKVEGIGPKAAVKIMGGISQTELQRALDTEDVGRLEAVPGLGKKTAQKMILALKGKLTSGSDKPRAASPHGDLVTALAEMGYDQRSAADALAKAEASLPPGLSGAELEKALFRQAILYLSGA; encoded by the coding sequence ATGTTTAACAGTATACGGGGAACCGTTACCGGAAAAATTGATGACACACTGCGGATCCTCACCGGGGGTCTTGAATGGGAAATCATCGTACCCCTTACGGATATGGGCCGCTTCCCCCTTCCCGGTGAGGAGGGGCAGGTCTATACCTGGCTGTATCACCGGGAGGACCAGATGCGGCTCTTCGGCTTTGCCGATGAAATCCGGCGCGCTACCTTTTTGGAACTCCTCAAGGTTGAAGGCATAGGCCCCAAGGCGGCGGTGAAGATCATGGGGGGCATAAGCCAGACAGAATTGCAGCGGGCCCTGGACACCGAAGATGTGGGCCGCCTGGAAGCGGTACCCGGCCTGGGAAAGAAGACCGCACAAAAGATGATCCTCGCCCTTAAGGGAAAACTGACAAGCGGCAGTGACAAGCCCAGGGCGGCCTCCCCCCACGGCGACCTGGTAACAGCCCTGGCAGAGATGGGTTACGATCAACGCTCAGCCGCAGACGCCCTGGCAAAGGCCGAAGCATCCCTGCCGCCCGGCTTAAGCGGGGCAGAACTGGAGAAGGCGCTGTTCAGACAGGCAATACTGTATTTGAGCGGAGCGTAA